The following coding sequences lie in one Alloacidobacterium dinghuense genomic window:
- a CDS encoding alkaline phosphatase family protein, with amino-acid sequence MKALRGSFFLILISAVPVFATVTVSTPANGTAVISPVHYIATATTSTCSKGVASMGIYVNNKLIYVVNGTSLNTTISLSDGPEHTVVEEWDFCGGATFATIDLTVVAPEPPTVNIIANPSTITLGTSSTLFVAASNATQVTVTGTDGSTYTLSVNGGKATVAPKSTTTYTATAIGSKGRATAARAVTVIPATSLQAINHVIFMLQENHSFDDYFGMLNPYRKANHWNTGDDGKDYEVDGIDDKLSKLTNEDDEGEVFSLFKFTSTCIDDESSAWLESYGDVNRWDFLANRPIPMDGFVHIAEGYAKSCSTSKACSGNFTDLVGKRAMGYYDQEFLNYYYYMASQFAISDRWFSPVSSKSIDNRIATFTGGTTQGLVFDPGNNDHLPQLNISNIFQELDTANVSWKIYYTVTQGLCLNEDDCTSSANAAYPATNFSSLAYSFQYLYENPTHVACTGATQKSSVVGDPTNSFCIDPNRIAPVSAFFTDLSSGKLPSFAFIEAGYGNNDEHPGSGQSILQGQAQVAKILNAFMTSSSWKNSVFFLSYDEGGGPYDHVPPVPGHSNDYTNANLGPIQDISQIAVNPDNYKPCLPSGGTPTLHCDLFTSDPGSNPDDATAIHGFAAQLGFRVPNMIVSPFTRRHYVSHTPMDHTAVIKFVENRFIGSAAHLNGRDFAQSNLFEFFDFSRIPWATPPAPPTPASSASLGYDPCTPTAFSP; translated from the coding sequence ATGAAGGCTCTCCGCGGCTCATTCTTCTTGATCTTGATATCAGCTGTTCCTGTATTTGCAACGGTTACCGTCAGTACTCCGGCCAACGGTACAGCTGTCATCTCGCCTGTGCACTATATTGCGACCGCTACGACGTCTACCTGTTCGAAAGGCGTGGCGTCCATGGGCATCTACGTGAACAACAAACTGATCTACGTAGTGAATGGAACATCGCTCAATACAACAATCAGTTTGAGCGACGGCCCTGAACACACTGTTGTTGAAGAATGGGACTTCTGCGGCGGCGCAACCTTTGCCACCATCGATCTCACCGTCGTAGCGCCCGAACCGCCGACAGTCAACATCATCGCGAACCCCAGCACCATCACGCTTGGAACTTCATCTACACTCTTCGTGGCGGCCAGCAATGCTACGCAGGTGACTGTAACCGGGACCGACGGCTCCACGTACACGCTATCAGTTAATGGCGGAAAAGCGACAGTTGCCCCCAAGTCCACCACGACGTACACCGCCACCGCAATCGGATCGAAAGGGCGGGCCACGGCCGCGAGGGCTGTCACTGTAATCCCTGCCACCAGTCTGCAAGCCATCAACCACGTTATCTTCATGCTGCAAGAGAATCATTCCTTTGATGACTACTTCGGCATGCTCAACCCCTACCGCAAGGCCAACCATTGGAATACAGGCGACGACGGAAAAGACTATGAAGTGGACGGTATTGACGACAAGTTGAGCAAGCTCACCAATGAAGACGATGAAGGCGAAGTCTTCTCTCTCTTCAAGTTCACGAGTACTTGTATCGATGACGAAAGTTCCGCCTGGCTCGAGAGCTACGGCGACGTGAACCGCTGGGATTTTCTTGCGAATCGCCCGATTCCGATGGACGGCTTCGTTCATATCGCTGAAGGTTACGCGAAGAGCTGCTCAACGTCCAAAGCGTGCTCTGGCAATTTCACCGATCTCGTCGGCAAGCGCGCCATGGGCTATTACGATCAGGAATTCCTCAACTACTACTACTACATGGCCTCGCAGTTTGCCATATCCGACCGCTGGTTTTCGCCCGTCTCCAGTAAGAGCATCGACAACCGCATCGCAACCTTCACCGGTGGCACAACACAGGGCCTTGTCTTCGATCCTGGCAACAACGATCACCTGCCGCAGTTGAACATCTCCAACATCTTTCAGGAACTTGATACGGCAAACGTATCGTGGAAGATCTATTACACGGTAACGCAGGGCTTGTGCCTCAATGAGGATGACTGCACCAGCTCAGCGAACGCAGCTTATCCGGCCACCAACTTTTCCAGCCTGGCCTATTCGTTTCAATATCTGTACGAAAACCCGACGCATGTCGCCTGCACAGGTGCGACGCAGAAATCCAGCGTCGTGGGCGATCCCACTAACTCGTTCTGCATCGACCCCAACCGCATCGCCCCTGTCTCGGCTTTCTTCACTGATCTTTCTAGCGGCAAGCTTCCCAGCTTCGCGTTCATTGAAGCCGGATATGGCAACAACGATGAACATCCTGGTTCCGGCCAATCCATTCTGCAAGGTCAAGCGCAGGTGGCAAAAATTCTCAACGCCTTCATGACCAGTTCCTCATGGAAGAATTCCGTCTTCTTCCTCAGCTACGACGAGGGCGGTGGACCATACGACCACGTGCCTCCTGTCCCCGGCCACTCAAACGATTACACTAATGCCAACCTCGGACCCATCCAGGACATCTCGCAGATTGCCGTCAACCCGGACAATTACAAGCCATGCTTGCCCAGTGGCGGTACCCCAACTCTGCACTGTGATCTCTTCACCAGTGACCCCGGATCCAATCCCGATGACGCGACTGCAATCCACGGCTTTGCCGCGCAACTCGGCTTCCGTGTGCCGAATATGATCGTTTCGCCGTTCACCCGCCGCCATTACGTTTCACATACACCCATGGACCACACAGCCGTCATCAAGTTTGTCGAGAACCGCTTCATCGGTAGCGCCGCGCATCTCAACGGGCGAGACTTCGCACAGTCCAACCTGTTTGAGTTCTTCGATTTCTCCCGGATTCCGTGGGCGACGCCGCCTGCACCCCCAACGCCTGCCAGCTCCGCCTCGCTAGGCTATGACCCGTGTACTCCCACCGCTTTTAGCCCGTAG